The following proteins are encoded in a genomic region of Camelina sativa cultivar DH55 unplaced genomic scaffold, Cs unpScaffold00630, whole genome shotgun sequence:
- the LOC104773724 gene encoding enoyl-[acyl-carrier-protein] reductase [NADH], chloroplastic-like, producing MEPLISVLLLKFPTYCMIHFQVKTNKRYAGSSNWTVQEAAECVKKDFGSIDILVHSLANGPEVSKPLLETSRKGYLAAISASSYSFVSLLRHFLPIMNPGGASISLTYIASERIIPGYGGGMSSAKAALESDTRVLAYEAGRKQNVRVNTISAGPLGSRAAKAIGFIDTMIEYSYNNGPIQKTLTADEVGNAAAFLASPLASAITGATIYVDNGLNAMGVALDSPVFKDLNSKN from the exons ATGGAGCCGTTAATATCAGTATTACTTCTTAAGTTCCCTACCTACTGTATGATTCATTTTCAGGTGAAAACAAATAAGCGATATGCAGGATCATCAAACTGGACCGTACAG GAAGCTGCTGAATGTGTGAAAAAAGATTTTGGAAGCATCGACATTCTTGTCCATTCACTTGCAAATGGGCCAGAG GTTAGCAAACCTCTTCTGGAGACATCGAGGAAAGGCTATCTCGCTGCTATCTCTGCTTCAAG TTACTCCTTTGTTTCCTTGCTCAGGCATTTTCTGCCAATCATGAACCCAG GAGGTGCTTCAATATCTCTTACTTACATTGCCTCTGAAAGGATCATTCCTGG gtatggtggaggaatgagtTCTGCCAAAGCCGCACTAGAGAGTGATACACGA GTGCTTGCATATGAAGCTGGAAGGAAACAAAACGTTAGGGTCAACACCATCTCTGCCG GTCCTTTGGGAAGCCGAGCAGCAAAAGCGATCGGGTTCATAGACACCATGATTGAGTATTCCTACAATAATGGGCCTATCCAGAAAACACTGACCGCAG ATGAAGTCGGGAATGCAGCAGCCTTCTTGGCATCGCCATTGGCCTCGGCAATAACAGGTGCAACCATCTATGTGGACAATGGCTTGAATGCAATGGGCGTTGCACTGGACAGCCCGGTTTTTAAAGACCTCAACAGCAAAAATTAG